One region of Oncorhynchus nerka isolate Pitt River linkage group LG22, Oner_Uvic_2.0, whole genome shotgun sequence genomic DNA includes:
- the si:ch211-140b10.6 gene encoding protein POLR1D-like, which yields MADDGELEKRAVEELLKETSRARVRAETMGPAGWMKCPLRSTNKRFLLNTLRTTIPQRRPAGHSGEQTSECRRRSRTPSTDHRDSHRRHRDEDSHRDSREHSLKDGHKRDKDRNTCHRDGYKYRGVGDDDRYRHRDKKHRDKSVPGHKTHSPHSKEHSPSEVPSSCRDRSLRR from the exons ATGGCAGATGATGGCGAATTGGAGAA ACGTGCAGTGGAGGAGCTGCTGAAGGAGACCAGTAGGGCTCGGGTGCGAGCAGAAACTATGGGTCCAGCAGGCTG GATGAAATGTCCACTGCGTAGCACCAACAAGCGTTTCCTGCTCAACACACTGCGCACCACCATCCCACAGCGCCGCCCTGCTGGCCACTCAGGAGAACAGACATCAGAGTGTAGGAGGCGCAGCAGGACCCCATCCACAGACCACAGAGACAGTCACAGACGACACAGGGACGAAGACAGTCATAGGGACAGCAGAGAACATAGTCTCAAAGATGGACACAAAAGAGATAAAGACAGAAACACGTGCCACAGAGACGGCTACAAATACAGAGGGGTTGGAGACGATGACAGATACAGACATAGAGAcaagaaacacagggataaaagTGTCCCTGGTCACAAAACACACAGTCCCCATTCTAAAGAACACTCCCCATCTGAAGTCCCTTCCTCTTGTAGAGACCGCTCTCTCCGTCGATAG